The following are encoded together in the Mammaliicoccus vitulinus genome:
- a CDS encoding tRNA threonylcarbamoyladenosine dehydratase — MKHQFSRNELAVGKEGLDLLKSKTVVVLGVGGVGSFAAEALARTNIGHIILIDKDDVDITNVNRQLHALTTTIGQSKVDLMEERIKLINPDCKVTSLHMFYTEETYEALFNEYDIDYFVDASDTIMYKVHLMKECLERDIDVISSMGAANKTDPTKFEIADISKTHTDPMAKIIRLKLRKMGIHKGINVVFSDESPIMIREDVKEVIGDKNAKVRKAQMPPSSNAFVPSVVGLICASYVINDILKDIPVKRVKDK, encoded by the coding sequence ATGAAGCATCAATTTTCTAGAAATGAATTAGCAGTAGGTAAAGAAGGTTTAGACTTATTAAAAAGTAAAACAGTAGTTGTGCTTGGTGTAGGTGGCGTAGGTTCGTTTGCAGCTGAAGCACTCGCAAGAACTAATATTGGTCACATTATATTAATAGATAAAGACGATGTAGATATTACAAATGTAAATAGACAATTACATGCGTTAACAACAACAATAGGTCAATCTAAAGTTGATTTAATGGAAGAACGTATTAAGCTCATTAATCCAGATTGTAAAGTAACATCTCTTCATATGTTCTATACAGAAGAGACGTATGAGGCGTTATTTAATGAATATGATATTGATTATTTCGTCGATGCTAGTGATACGATTATGTATAAAGTACATTTAATGAAAGAATGTTTAGAAAGAGACATTGATGTTATTTCAAGTATGGGTGCTGCTAACAAGACAGATCCAACTAAATTTGAAATTGCTGATATTTCTAAGACACATACTGACCCAATGGCAAAAATAATACGTCTGAAATTAAGAAAAATGGGCATCCATAAAGGGATTAATGTCGTATTTAGTGACGAAAGTCCGATTATGATTCGTGAAGACGTTAAAGAAGTTATCGGAGATAAAAATGCAAAAGTAAGAAAAGCTCAAATGCCACCATCATCAAATGCATTTGTACCAAGTGTTGTCGGCTTAATTTGTGCGAGTTATGTTATTAATGATATTTTGAAAGATATACCAGTAAAAAGAGTCAAAGATAAATAA
- a CDS encoding replication-associated recombination protein A, with translation MKNEPLAYRMRPKTIDDVISQSHLVGPKAIIRRMVNTKRLTSMIFYGPPGIGKTSIAQAIAGSTQYKFRQLNAVTNTKKDMQLVVEEAKMSGQVILLLDEIHRLDKAKQDFLLPHLESGKIVLIGATTSNPYHAINPAIRSRTQIFELFPLEEDDIIIALHRALEDSENGLASYAPVVDDEAIQYFAKASYGDVRSALNALELAVLSADTENEKRHVTIEDAKVCIQKNAFQHDKDGDQHYDVMSAFQKSIRGSDVDAALHYLARLIEAGDLPTIARRLLVISYEDIGLASPGAAARTLSAIEASERLGFPEARIPLSQAVIELCLSPKSNSAIVSIDSALSDIRNGKAGLVPKHLKDGHYQGAQELGNAIGYKYPHNYENSYVEQQYLPDTLKDKQYYQPKLTSKSEQKLAEIYKNLKK, from the coding sequence ATGAAAAACGAACCATTAGCTTATAGAATGCGTCCAAAAACGATTGACGATGTTATCAGTCAATCGCATTTAGTAGGTCCAAAAGCAATTATTAGAAGAATGGTAAATACTAAAAGATTAACTTCTATGATTTTTTATGGACCACCTGGAATTGGTAAAACAAGTATTGCGCAAGCTATAGCAGGCAGTACTCAATATAAATTCAGACAACTAAACGCCGTTACCAATACTAAGAAAGATATGCAATTAGTTGTCGAAGAAGCCAAAATGTCTGGCCAAGTTATTCTATTACTAGATGAAATTCATAGACTTGATAAAGCTAAACAAGATTTTTTATTACCTCATTTAGAGTCTGGTAAAATTGTACTCATCGGTGCAACGACATCAAATCCTTATCATGCTATTAATCCAGCTATACGAAGTAGAACGCAAATTTTTGAACTTTTCCCATTAGAAGAAGATGATATCATAATTGCTTTACACAGAGCACTTGAAGATTCAGAAAACGGTTTAGCCAGTTACGCACCCGTTGTAGATGATGAAGCCATTCAGTATTTTGCAAAAGCAAGTTATGGTGATGTTAGAAGTGCTTTGAACGCGTTAGAACTAGCCGTACTTAGCGCCGATACTGAAAATGAAAAACGTCATGTCACGATTGAAGATGCTAAAGTATGCATACAAAAAAATGCTTTTCAACATGATAAAGACGGTGATCAGCACTATGACGTAATGAGTGCCTTCCAAAAATCCATTCGAGGTAGCGACGTTGATGCCGCTTTACACTATTTAGCAAGACTCATTGAAGCTGGGGATTTACCCACGATTGCAAGACGCTTGCTTGTCATTAGCTATGAAGATATCGGCTTAGCATCACCTGGTGCCGCTGCAAGAACGTTATCTGCTATTGAAGCAAGTGAACGTCTTGGTTTTCCAGAAGCACGCATTCCACTGAGTCAAGCCGTAATTGAATTATGTCTATCTCCAAAATCAAATTCAGCTATTGTCTCTATTGACAGTGCATTGTCTGATATTAGAAATGGAAAAGCTGGATTAGTGCCTAAACATTTAAAAGATGGCCACTATCAAGGCGCTCAAGAATTAGGAAATGCGATTGGTTATAAATATCCACATAACTACGAAAATAGCTATGTAGAACAACAATATTTACCTGATACATTAAAAGATAAACAGTACTATCAGCCAAAGCTCACTTCTAAATCTGAACAAAAGCTAGCAGAAATATATAAAAACTTAAAAAAATGA
- the cymR gene encoding cysteine metabolism transcriptional regulator CymR, which produces MKISTKGRYGLTLMISLTKRYGQGCTSLKSIAEENNLSDLYLEQLVGPLRNAGLIKSVRGAKGGYQLQKAPSEITAGDVIRLLEGPITPVEGIEDEPPAQQQLWIRIRDAVKEVLDNTTLEYLANYTNQDELEGYMFYI; this is translated from the coding sequence ATGAAAATTTCTACTAAAGGACGATACGGCTTAACACTTATGATATCGTTGACTAAGCGTTACGGTCAAGGATGTACATCGTTAAAATCTATCGCAGAAGAAAATAATTTAAGTGATTTATATTTAGAACAACTAGTAGGACCACTACGTAATGCTGGTCTTATTAAAAGTGTAAGAGGGGCCAAGGGGGGCTATCAATTACAAAAAGCACCATCAGAAATAACAGCGGGTGATGTTATTAGATTGTTGGAAGGACCTATTACACCTGTCGAAGGTATAGAAGATGAACCTCCAGCACAACAGCAATTATGGATACGAATTCGTGATGCTGTTAAAGAAGTACTTGATAATACAACATTAGAATATTTAGCAAACTATACAAACCAAGATGAACTTGAAGGGTATATGTTCTACATTTAA
- a CDS encoding trypsin-like serine peptidase, with amino-acid sequence MKKFKVYILTVVSILLLSFVGLPLEANAKTDEPSSRVILPNNDREQITNTTSAHYQSIAFADIGGTSIASGVVIGKNTVLTNKHVVDATNGDASVLKFSPAANGDGNYPAGTFTATDYKTAPDGEDLAVVTVGENSEGQSIGDAVQPATIADTSTVKKGDDITVTGYPGDKPIATLWESKGNILSASGSDVTYDLSTYGGNSGSPIFNASNQVIGLHYGGVPDSHNSGVLFNSSVQEFINSNLK; translated from the coding sequence ATGAAAAAATTCAAAGTTTACATATTGACCGTAGTTTCAATTTTATTATTAAGTTTCGTAGGTTTACCTTTAGAAGCAAATGCTAAAACGGATGAACCTTCATCAAGAGTTATACTACCTAATAATGACCGAGAACAAATAACAAATACAACATCGGCACACTATCAATCCATTGCTTTTGCTGATATTGGAGGGACTTCAATAGCCTCAGGAGTTGTAATCGGTAAAAATACAGTATTAACAAACAAACATGTTGTAGATGCAACTAACGGAGATGCATCAGTATTAAAATTTTCACCGGCTGCAAATGGAGATGGAAATTACCCAGCAGGAACATTTACAGCGACTGATTATAAAACAGCTCCAGATGGAGAAGATTTAGCTGTCGTAACAGTTGGTGAAAATAGTGAAGGACAATCAATAGGGGATGCTGTTCAACCAGCAACAATAGCTGATACATCAACTGTTAAAAAAGGTGATGATATTACTGTTACAGGATACCCAGGAGACAAGCCAATCGCAACATTATGGGAAAGTAAAGGCAATATCTTGTCAGCTTCAGGAAGTGATGTAACTTATGATTTAAGCACATATGGTGGGAACTCAGGTTCTCCAATATTTAATGCTAGCAATCAAGTAATCGGTCTACATTACGGTGGCGTACCAGATAGTCATAACAGCGGTGTATTATTTAATAGTAGCGTTCAAGAATTTATCAATAGTAACTTGAAATAA
- a CDS encoding LLM class flavin-dependent oxidoreductase, which yields MKSKFPVSALNLVPLRKGETEQEAIKNMVTLAQNVEELGYERYWIAEHHNAPNLISSATALLIQHTLEHTESIQVGSGGIMLPNHAPLVVAEQFGTMATMFPNRLNLGLGRAPGTDMMTASALRRDSHKGVYTFGDDINQLLKYFGPEENQSYVRAYPGVDTNIPIYVLGSSTDSAHLAARLGLPYVFAAHFAPEQMSQAIEIYRDLFEPSEYLDEPYVTICLNVIVGETDEEATFLSSTMHLMFLGIVRNSRLPLQPPTDQLENIWSPQEKYMAQSKTNTSFIGSEETVKKQLLDFQNKYNVDEIMAVSYIYDLEKQYKSFESFKKIVDDVYGE from the coding sequence ATGAAATCTAAATTCCCAGTCTCTGCATTGAATCTCGTTCCATTAAGAAAGGGAGAAACAGAGCAAGAGGCCATTAAAAACATGGTCACATTAGCACAAAATGTAGAGGAACTCGGTTATGAAAGGTACTGGATTGCAGAACATCATAATGCACCTAACCTTATAAGTTCAGCTACTGCATTACTGATTCAACATACATTAGAACATACAGAATCTATACAAGTCGGTTCTGGTGGTATCATGCTACCTAACCATGCCCCACTCGTTGTAGCAGAACAATTCGGCACAATGGCAACAATGTTTCCTAACAGACTAAACTTAGGATTAGGAAGAGCGCCAGGTACAGATATGATGACAGCTTCTGCGTTAAGACGTGATTCTCATAAAGGTGTATATACTTTTGGCGACGATATTAATCAATTACTTAAATATTTTGGACCAGAAGAAAATCAATCTTATGTAAGAGCTTATCCGGGTGTTGATACAAATATTCCGATATATGTCTTAGGGTCTTCAACGGATTCTGCACATTTAGCAGCACGTTTAGGATTACCTTACGTATTCGCAGCACACTTTGCACCTGAACAAATGTCACAAGCTATTGAAATATATAGAGACTTATTTGAACCATCAGAGTATTTAGATGAACCATATGTCACGATTTGTTTAAATGTCATTGTAGGTGAAACAGATGAAGAAGCAACTTTCTTATCATCAACAATGCACTTAATGTTCTTAGGAATCGTGAGAAATTCACGTCTGCCTTTACAACCACCAACAGATCAATTAGAAAACATTTGGTCACCACAAGAAAAATATATGGCCCAATCTAAAACAAACACATCATTTATTGGAAGTGAAGAAACAGTTAAAAAACAATTATTAGACTTCCAAAATAAATATAATGTAGATGAAATAATGGCTGTAAGTTATATTTATGATTTAGAAAAACAATACAAATCATTTGAATCATTCAAAAAAATCGTCGATGACGTTTACGGTGAATAA
- the sal gene encoding Sal family ABC-F type ribosomal protection protein: protein MLFLFEEKPLEIEQKVLIPSLTFNIEDNEHMAIVGVNGIGKTTLLNEIHFNENIDTAMMEQDLKAFENLNVMQFIMLAYPELSRLRENLSELDYLNRFIELDGYDIEQNIIIEGKKLGLTEGHFDQLISTLSGGEQTKISFLKVKLDKASLLLIDEPTNHMDQEMKVWLTKAFKQEQRAILFVSHDKTFLNETPDSILELNKNGATKYLGQLGHYRQQKEIEYETVKQQYERQEKEQQAIEETIKRYKEWYEKASKKASVRSPYQQKQLSKLAKKFKSKEHQMNKKLEQNNIMNPDEQEKSYSIQHHTFKPQYLVKFDNVTFSYKERVIFENVSFHIKRNQNVIIEGQNGSGKSTLIKLILGQLVPDKGEIIIHHELEIGYFSQDFNNLTMENTVLEEIMCIPEIKETDARTILASFYFDKDRIDDVVNTLSMGEKCRLQFVKLYFSNPHILILDEPTNYFDIDMQEKIIQLIQSFQGSTLIISHDKHFKEKLKDQVWTINERNLTHENLKIDNPLNAENMKKNLNELEQYTHERNRETEF, encoded by the coding sequence ATGCTATTTTTATTTGAAGAAAAACCTTTAGAGATTGAACAAAAAGTCCTTATACCTTCATTAACTTTTAACATTGAAGATAATGAACATATGGCAATTGTAGGTGTTAACGGTATCGGAAAGACCACATTATTAAATGAAATTCATTTTAATGAAAATATTGATACAGCAATGATGGAACAAGATTTGAAGGCATTTGAGAATTTAAATGTCATGCAATTTATTATGCTAGCATACCCAGAGTTATCAAGATTAAGAGAAAATTTAAGTGAACTAGATTATCTAAATCGCTTTATTGAATTAGATGGTTATGATATTGAACAAAATATTATTATAGAAGGTAAAAAGTTAGGTTTAACAGAAGGTCATTTTGATCAATTGATTTCTACATTAAGTGGCGGAGAACAAACGAAAATTTCATTTTTAAAAGTTAAATTAGATAAAGCATCATTATTATTAATAGATGAACCAACTAATCATATGGATCAAGAAATGAAAGTATGGTTAACAAAAGCTTTTAAACAAGAGCAACGGGCAATATTATTTGTGTCTCACGATAAAACATTCTTAAATGAAACGCCAGATTCAATATTAGAATTAAATAAGAATGGTGCAACAAAGTATCTTGGTCAATTAGGGCATTATAGACAACAAAAAGAAATAGAATATGAAACAGTTAAACAACAATATGAAAGACAAGAGAAAGAACAACAAGCTATAGAAGAAACAATTAAAAGATATAAAGAATGGTATGAAAAAGCATCAAAAAAAGCATCTGTAAGAAGTCCTTACCAGCAAAAACAATTGAGTAAACTGGCAAAAAAATTCAAATCTAAAGAACATCAAATGAATAAAAAGCTAGAGCAAAATAACATTATGAATCCTGATGAACAAGAAAAATCATATTCGATTCAACATCATACTTTTAAACCACAGTATTTAGTTAAATTCGATAATGTAACATTTTCATATAAGGAGAGAGTTATTTTTGAAAATGTATCGTTTCATATAAAAAGAAATCAAAATGTTATTATTGAAGGGCAAAATGGCTCGGGAAAATCCACTTTAATAAAATTAATATTAGGTCAATTAGTACCTGATAAAGGAGAAATAATCATTCACCATGAATTAGAAATAGGTTATTTTTCTCAAGATTTTAACAATTTAACGATGGAAAATACAGTGTTAGAAGAAATTATGTGTATTCCTGAAATTAAAGAAACAGATGCGCGAACAATACTAGCAAGTTTCTATTTTGACAAGGATAGAATAGATGATGTTGTTAATACTTTATCAATGGGTGAAAAGTGTAGACTACAATTTGTTAAATTATATTTCTCAAATCCTCACATACTCATATTAGATGAACCGACAAATTACTTTGATATTGACATGCAAGAAAAAATTATACAATTAATACAATCATTTCAAGGTAGTACGCTTATTATTTCACATGATAAACACTTTAAAGAAAAACTTAAAGATCAAGTGTGGACTATAAATGAACGAAATTTAACTCATGAAAATTTAAAAATTGATAATCCATTAAATGCTGAAAATATGAAAAAAAATTTAAATGAATTAGAACAATATACTCATGAAAGAAATCGAGAAACAGAGTTCTAG
- a CDS encoding cysteine desulfurase family protein, whose amino-acid sequence MKVYADYAATTPVKPIVTEKITEILSEHYGNPSSIHSIGRDGRKYLDQSRREIATLLGANPNEVIFTSGATESNNTAIKGIARKRKHLGKHIITSRIEHHSVLHVFEELEREGFEVSYINVNDEGLVDLDELKQAINPETTLVSIMLVNNEVGTVQPLYEIAEILEEQNIAFHVDAVQAIGHMPIEFDEMPIDLLSMTAHKFGGPKGIGALLVKKGIQLDTFIQGGEQELKRRAGTENVPYICGMASALAVANEHMDENNVHLMNLKEKLIVGLQQHAIPFELNGSMVDTTGHITNLYFPFIEVETMLTLLDMANIYVSSGSACTAGSTLPSHVLEAMYGEHERVKQSVRFSFSDLTTEEEINYIVDAIMKIYNQFKEEENE is encoded by the coding sequence ATGAAAGTATATGCAGATTATGCAGCAACTACTCCTGTTAAACCGATTGTTACAGAGAAGATAACCGAAATACTATCTGAACATTACGGAAATCCATCTTCAATTCATTCTATTGGTAGAGATGGTAGAAAGTATTTAGATCAATCTAGAAGAGAAATTGCTACATTATTAGGAGCAAACCCTAACGAAGTCATTTTTACTAGTGGTGCAACAGAGTCTAATAATACAGCTATTAAAGGAATCGCAAGAAAACGCAAGCACTTAGGAAAACATATTATTACGAGTAGAATAGAGCATCATTCTGTATTACATGTTTTTGAAGAACTTGAACGTGAAGGTTTTGAAGTTTCTTATATAAATGTAAACGATGAAGGGCTTGTTGATTTAGATGAGTTGAAACAAGCTATCAATCCTGAAACAACGTTAGTATCGATTATGTTAGTTAATAACGAAGTAGGTACTGTACAGCCATTATATGAAATCGCTGAAATTTTGGAAGAACAAAACATTGCTTTTCATGTTGATGCCGTTCAAGCAATTGGTCATATGCCGATTGAATTTGATGAAATGCCTATAGATTTATTGAGTATGACTGCTCATAAGTTTGGTGGACCAAAAGGAATTGGCGCCTTACTTGTCAAAAAAGGTATACAATTAGATACGTTTATTCAAGGCGGAGAACAAGAACTCAAGAGAAGAGCTGGTACTGAAAATGTACCTTATATATGTGGGATGGCTTCAGCTTTAGCAGTTGCAAATGAACATATGGATGAGAACAATGTTCATTTGATGAATTTAAAAGAAAAACTCATTGTCGGTTTACAACAACATGCCATTCCATTTGAGTTAAATGGTAGCATGGTAGATACAACAGGGCATATTACGAATTTGTATTTTCCATTTATTGAAGTGGAAACAATGCTTACATTATTAGATATGGCCAACATATATGTATCAAGTGGTTCAGCTTGTACAGCAGGCTCAACACTACCATCACATGTTCTAGAAGCTATGTATGGTGAGCATGAAAGAGTTAAGCAATCTGTGAGATTTAGTTTTAGTGATTTAACAACAGAAGAAGAAATAAACTATATTGTGGACGCAATTATGAAAATATACAATCAATTTAAGGAGGAAGAAAATGAATAA
- the mnmA gene encoding tRNA 2-thiouridine(34) synthase MnmA, giving the protein MNNETTRVVVGMSGGVDSSVTAHILKEQGYDVVGIFMKNWDDTDENGVCTATEDYNDVIEVCNQLDIPYYAVNFEQEYWDKVFTYFLDEYKKGRTPNPDVMCNKEIKFKAFLNHALKLGADYVATGHYARVNREGDKVEMIRGVDNNKDQTYFLNQLTEEQLSKVMFPIGELEKSEVRRIAEEQNLATAKKKDSTGICFIGEKNFKTFLSQYLPAQNGKMQTLDGVDMGEHTGLMYYTIGQRHGLGIGGDGDPWFVVGKNLKENILYVEQGFHHDALYSNYLIASDISFVNDIDFSQPVKCSAKFRYRQKDTDVTVEKISDNQIKVTFDQPVRAITPGQAVVLYDGEVCLGGATIDEVYKTEKQLDYMV; this is encoded by the coding sequence ATGAATAATGAAACTACCCGTGTAGTCGTTGGTATGAGCGGGGGCGTAGATAGTTCTGTTACTGCGCATATATTGAAAGAACAAGGTTATGATGTAGTAGGCATATTTATGAAAAATTGGGACGATACGGATGAAAATGGTGTGTGTACAGCTACTGAAGATTATAATGATGTAATAGAAGTTTGTAATCAATTAGATATACCATATTATGCTGTAAATTTTGAACAAGAATATTGGGATAAAGTCTTTACGTATTTCTTAGATGAGTATAAAAAAGGAAGAACGCCTAACCCTGATGTGATGTGTAATAAAGAAATTAAATTTAAAGCTTTCTTAAATCACGCTTTGAAACTTGGTGCTGATTATGTGGCAACTGGTCACTATGCACGTGTTAACCGTGAAGGTGACAAAGTTGAAATGATACGTGGCGTAGATAATAATAAAGATCAAACTTATTTCTTGAATCAACTTACTGAAGAACAATTATCTAAAGTAATGTTTCCTATTGGTGAATTAGAAAAAAGTGAAGTAAGAAGAATAGCTGAAGAACAAAATTTAGCAACTGCTAAGAAAAAAGATTCAACTGGTATATGTTTCATAGGAGAAAAGAACTTCAAAACATTTCTATCTCAATATTTACCAGCACAAAATGGTAAAATGCAAACATTAGATGGTGTAGATATGGGTGAACATACCGGTTTAATGTATTACACGATTGGACAAAGACACGGACTAGGTATTGGCGGAGATGGAGATCCTTGGTTTGTAGTTGGTAAAAACTTAAAAGAAAATATTCTATATGTAGAACAAGGTTTTCATCATGATGCTTTGTATAGTAATTATTTAATCGCATCTGACATATCATTTGTGAATGATATTGATTTTTCACAACCTGTAAAATGTTCTGCTAAATTTAGATATAGACAAAAAGATACAGATGTAACAGTTGAAAAAATTTCTGACAATCAAATTAAAGTTACTTTTGATCAACCAGTTCGTGCTATTACACCTGGTCAAGCCGTTGTGCTTTATGATGGTGAAGTTTGTCTAGGCGGCGCAACAATTGATGAAGTATACAAAACTGAAAAACAATTAGATTATATGGTATAA